From a single Rutidosis leptorrhynchoides isolate AG116_Rl617_1_P2 chromosome 5, CSIRO_AGI_Rlap_v1, whole genome shotgun sequence genomic region:
- the LOC139847606 gene encoding subtilisin-like protease SBT3.17 yields the protein MAQRSILFVTLSLIFIIIITISSTSMADIKSSVPETASVPVESAVHIVYTDRPVDEELEIYHLRTLSSVLGSEDAAKGALLYTYKHAACGFSAKLTPKQVEELSKQPGVLQVVESRTMKLHDSPVNMLV from the exons ATGGCTCAACGATCCATCTTATTCGTCACTTTATCTCTAATATTCATTATTATCATCACCATATCATCAACATCAATGGCGGATATCAAATCATCAGTTCCAGAAACGGCGTCAGTTCCAGTAGAATCAGCCGTTCATATCGTTTACACCGATCGACCTGTAGACGAAGAACTCGAAATCTATCACCTTCGTACTCTCTCTTCAGTTCTCGGCAG TGAGGACGCAGCAAAAGGGGCGTTGCTGTACACTTACAAGCATGCAGCTTGTGGATTTTCTGCTAAGCTAACTCCCAAGCAAGTTGAAGAACTTTCAA AGCAACCAGGTGTTCTCCAGGTGGTTGAGAGCAGGACAATGAAGCTTCATGATTCACCAGTGAATATGCTCGTCTAA
- the LOC139847848 gene encoding putative receptor protein kinase ZmPK1, translated as MTEPFHLHNHNHKIIFFHLIFMFYFLFPIYTLSPGQSLSVENNYDIIRSPNKRFTAGFHQVGLNAYCFAIWFSNDQPTTENRTIVWMANRDEPVNGKSSKLSLLKDGNLVLTDADQYIIWSTQTKSKSTCNLKLHNNGNLVLHEQNQILWQSFDYPTDTLLPNQKLTKDTQLVSSRSLTNFSSGFYKLFFDSDSILRLHYDGPEVITNFWPDPALRPWEVGRYQYLYSRKASLDSYGRFNSSDGLSFLSNDFGIGPQRMMKIDIDGNLRVYSLVEYQKSNKWEVQWQAVSHSCRVHGICGQNSLCTYSQNLGRSCTCLHGYKMVNSKDWSYGCEPVLKTCKPENQDFIELRHVEYYSFDIRYHENYTLDACKEDCLHDCSCKGFQFGYKNDVGTYYCYIKTSLYNGYQMGFYNSMYIKLPKTFVSSFNQTFFKQTRLGCAAQPVVTPLARSYEKKHENKLLRYVLVLGCVIGFLEIVFILFFWYKNSRRLITPDQGYFPVVAFRKFKYHELKKASRNFKDEIGRGGASVVYKGTLSDNRIAAIKKLKNLTQRGEGEFQDEISTIGRLNHMNLIETWGYCVEGKHRLIVYEHMENGSLAENLVRGTLDWEKRIEIAKGTAKGLAYLHEECLEWVLHCDVKPHNILLGANYTPKVADFGLSKLVDRAGVYNSRFSTVRGTRGYMAPEWVFNLPITSKVDVFSYGVVVLEMITGRGPGGKNKTSDGNGQIEPGVIEWVRDKVQEFGQSQTGSWVEEIVDGSVQGEFDWTIMENLVRIALQCVEEDMQVRPTMSQVVNMLLHPKNDTSLFSM; from the coding sequence atgactgaaCCATTTCATCTTCATAACCATAACCATAAAATCATCTTTTTTCATCTCATTTTCATGTTCTACTTCTTGTTCCCCATCTATACCTTATCACCAGGCCAATCTCTCTCAGTCGAAAACAACTACGACATTATACGATCACCAAACAAGCGTTTCACTGCGGGTTTTCATCAAGTCGGACTAAACGCTTACTGTTTCGCCATTTGGTTCTCAAACGATCAACCCACCACTGAAAACCGCACCATCGTTTGGATGGCTAATCGAGACGAACCGGTTAACGGGAAAAGCTCAAAGCTTTCTTTATTGAAAGATGGTAATCTTGTTTTAACAGATGCTGATCAATACATTATTTGGTCAACTCaaacaaagtcaaagtcaacttgtAACTTAAAGCTTCATAACAATGGTAACCTTGTCCTTCATGAACAAAACCAAATTCTCTGGCAAAGTTTTGATTATCCAACTGATACACTTCTTCCAAATCAAAAATTAACTAAAGACACACAACTAGTTTCTTCAAGAAGTTTAACTAACTTTTCGTCCGGTTTTTATAAGCTTTTTTTCGATAGTGATAGTATTTTACGTCTTCATTATGACGGGCCAGAAGTTATAACTAATTTCTGGCCCGACCCCGCTTTAAGACCATGGGAAGTTGGGAGGTACCAATATTTATATAGTCGAAAAGCGAGTCTTGATTCTTATGGTAGGTTTAATTCATCCGATGGTTTAAGTTTTTTATCGAATGATTTCGGAATTGGGCCACAAAGAATGATGAAAATTGATATAGATGGTAATTTAAGAGTTTATAGTCTTGTTGAGTATCAAAAAAGTAACAAATGGGAAGTTCAATGGCAAGCTGTTTCTCATTCTTGTAGGGTTCATGGCATTTGTGGACAAAATAGTCTTTGTACTTATTCTCAAAATTTAGGTAGAAGTTGCACTTGTTTACATGGTTATAAGATGGTGAATTCTAAAGATTGGAGTTACGGGTGCGAGCCCGTTTTAAAGACTTGCAAGCCCGAAAATCAAGATTTCATCGAATTACGCCATGTGGAATACTATAGCTTTGATATTCGGTACCACGAAAACTACACTCTTGATGCTTGTAAGGAAGATTGCTTACATGATTGCAGTTGTAAAGGCTTTCAATTTGGATATAAAAATGACGTAGGAACTTATTATTGTTACATAAAAACTTCTTTATATAATGGGTACCAAATGGGCTTCTACAATTCGATGTATATCAAACTGCCGAAAACGTTTGTATCATCTTTTAATCAGACTTTTTTCAAACAAACGAGATTAGGTTGTGCAGCCCAGCCGGTTGTTACACCACTCGCACGATCATATGAGAAGAAACACGAGAACAAGCTGCTTAGGTATGTGCTTGTTTTGGGATGTGTGATCGGGTTTCTTGAAATCGTATTCATACTGTTTTTCTGGTATAAGAACAGTAGACGTTTAATTACACCTGATCAAGGTTATTTTCCTGTTGTGGCGTTTCGAAAGTTCAAGTACCACGAGCTGAAAAAAGCGTCGCGCAACTTTAAGGACGAGATTGGGAGAGGTGGTGCAAGTGTTGTTTACAAAGGAACGTTATCAGATAACCGAATTGCAGCGATCAAGAAGCTAAAGAACCTTACGCAACGAGGTGAAGGTGAATTTCAAGATGAAATTAGTACAATTGGCAGGCTAAATCATATGAACTTGATTGAAACATGGGGTTATTGTGTTGAAGGGAAGCATAGGCTTATTGTTTATGAGCACATGGAGAATGGATCATTGGCCGAAAACCTAGTTCGTGGTACGTTAGATTGGGAAAAAAGGATTGAGATCGCGAAAGGTACAGCGAAAGGGCTTGCTTATTTACATGAAGAGTGTTTGGAGTGGGTCCTACATTGTGATGTGAAACCACATAACATACTTTTGGGAGCGAATTACACTCCAAAAGTGGCGGATTTCGGGCTTTCGAAGCTAGTCGATAGAGCCGGGGTTTACAATTCAAGATTTTCGACAGTAAGAGGGACTCGAGGCTATATGGCTCCTGAATGGGTGTTTAATCTTCCAATAACTTCGAAGGTTGATGTATTTAGTTACGGGGTTGTGGTATTGGAGATGATAACGGGGCGGGGTCCAGGAGGAAAGAATAAGACGAGTGATGGAAATGGTCAGATAGAGCCCGGGGTTATTGAGTGGGTGAGAGATAAGGTACAAGagtttggtcaaagtcaaactggATCATGGGTTGAGGAGATTGTAGATGGGTCGGTACAGGGCGAGTTTGATTGGACCATTATGGAAAATCTGGTTAGAATTGCATTGCAATGTGTTGAGGAAGATATGCAGGTGAGACCTACAATGAGCCAAGTGGTTAACATGCTTTTGCATCCAAAAAATGATACATCTCTATTTTCTATGTAA